One region of Solanum pennellii chromosome 6, SPENNV200 genomic DNA includes:
- the LOC107023624 gene encoding uncharacterized protein LOC107023624 isoform X1, whose translation MSSEPPPFQEASRCDVCNCSFNTFRRRHHCRCCGRTLCAEHSAFQMALPQFGLHSSVRVCGDCFNNSSRGPVGDGVMASASEVNALKDSFSALDVGVVADIKTEDTVKQTPAVGITDCKCGMPLCICQVSATPTTSIASQGIIMPNPIVNINPKPKKENKIPTSRASTSDNKQGTTFNVGPATSCNMETMTADYEVSGEGLREAIKNGDVGAAKKLLSQGVDANYFDKQGSSLLHLAAVFNRTEIAFALMENGSSLYCKNSQGETPLDCAPATLQFKMKKKMEESGQVTFHPKVNLL comes from the exons CACCATTGCAGATGTTGCGGCCGAACATTATGTGCTGAACATTCAGCATTTCAGATG GCCTTGCCACAATTTGGTCTTCACTCAAGTGTGAGAGTTTGTGGAGATTGTTTTAATAACTCCTCTCG TGGACCCGTTGGAGATGGCGTGATGGCTTCTGCAAGTGAAGTCAATGCCCTGAAAGATTCATTTTCAGCTTTAGATGTTGGTGTCGTGGCAGATATCAAAACTGAAGACACTGTCAAGCAGACTCCTGCTGTAGGCATCACAGACTGCAAATGTGGGATGCCTTTGTGTATATGCCAAGTGTCAGCTACACCAACAACATCCATTGCTTCACAG GGAATTATTATGCCAAATCCAATTGTAAACATAAATCCAAAACcaaagaaggaaaataaaattcCAACAAGTAGAGCTTCGACATCAGACAACAAGCAAGG TACAACTTTCAATGTTGGTCCAGCTACCAGCTGCAATATGGAGACAATGACAGCAGATTATGAAGTCAGTGGCGAG GGTTTAAGAGAAGCAATAAAAAATGGTGATGTCGGTGCAGCAAAGAAGCTCCTAAGTCAG GGAGTTGATGCAAATTACTTTGACAAGCAAGGATCATCATTGCTGCATCTG GCAGCGGTATTCAATCGAACAGAAATAGCATTTGCACTCATGGAGAATGGATCAAGTTTGTACTGCAAAAATTCACAAG GTGAGACACCACTGGATTGTGCTCCTGCCACATTGCaattcaaaatgaaaaagaagatgGAAGAGAGTGGGCAGGTAACGTTTCATCCGAAAGTAAATCTTCTCTAA
- the LOC107023624 gene encoding uncharacterized protein LOC107023624 isoform X2: MSSEPPPFQEASRCDVCNCSFNTFRRRHHCRCCGRTLCAEHSAFQMALPQFGLHSSVRVCGDCFNNSSRGPVGDGVMASASEVNALKDSFSALDVGVVADIKTEDTVKQTPAVGITDCKCGMPLCICQVSATPTTSIASQGIIMPNPIVNINPKPKKENKIPTSRASTSDNKQGTTFNVGPATSCNMETMTADYEVSGEGLREAIKNGDVGAAKKLLSQGVDANYFDKQGSSLLHLAAVFNRTEIAFALMENGSSLYCKNSQGETPLDCAPATLQFKMKKKMEESGQ; this comes from the exons CACCATTGCAGATGTTGCGGCCGAACATTATGTGCTGAACATTCAGCATTTCAGATG GCCTTGCCACAATTTGGTCTTCACTCAAGTGTGAGAGTTTGTGGAGATTGTTTTAATAACTCCTCTCG TGGACCCGTTGGAGATGGCGTGATGGCTTCTGCAAGTGAAGTCAATGCCCTGAAAGATTCATTTTCAGCTTTAGATGTTGGTGTCGTGGCAGATATCAAAACTGAAGACACTGTCAAGCAGACTCCTGCTGTAGGCATCACAGACTGCAAATGTGGGATGCCTTTGTGTATATGCCAAGTGTCAGCTACACCAACAACATCCATTGCTTCACAG GGAATTATTATGCCAAATCCAATTGTAAACATAAATCCAAAACcaaagaaggaaaataaaattcCAACAAGTAGAGCTTCGACATCAGACAACAAGCAAGG TACAACTTTCAATGTTGGTCCAGCTACCAGCTGCAATATGGAGACAATGACAGCAGATTATGAAGTCAGTGGCGAG GGTTTAAGAGAAGCAATAAAAAATGGTGATGTCGGTGCAGCAAAGAAGCTCCTAAGTCAG GGAGTTGATGCAAATTACTTTGACAAGCAAGGATCATCATTGCTGCATCTG GCAGCGGTATTCAATCGAACAGAAATAGCATTTGCACTCATGGAGAATGGATCAAGTTTGTACTGCAAAAATTCACAAG GTGAGACACCACTGGATTGTGCTCCTGCCACATTGCaattcaaaatgaaaaagaagatgGAAGAGAGTGGGCAG TAA